One Dioscorea cayenensis subsp. rotundata cultivar TDr96_F1 chromosome 15, TDr96_F1_v2_PseudoChromosome.rev07_lg8_w22 25.fasta, whole genome shotgun sequence genomic region harbors:
- the LOC120278193 gene encoding germin-like protein 5-1: MKSISLLALLLLVLSPVMADPDMLQDICVADLNSTVKVNGFVCKADAAVSANDFFFAGLAKPGATNNTMGSLVTGANVEKIPGLNTLGVSLSRIDYAPGGLNPPHTHPRATEMVFVLYGTLDVGFITTANKLFSKTITTGDIFVFPKGLVHFQKNNADVPAAVISAFNSQLPGTQSIAATLFASNPTVPDNVLTKAFQIGTKEVEKIKAKLAPKK, encoded by the exons ATGAAGAGCATCTCACTCCTTGCCTTGCTGCTCCTCGTCCTCTCCCCGGTTATGGCTGATCCTGACATGCTCCAGGACATATGCGTCGCCGATCTTAATTCCA CGGTCAAGGTCAATGGTTTTGTATGCAAGGCCGACGCAGCTGTGAGCGCGAATGACTTCTTCTTCGCCGGGCTGGCCAAGCCGGGAGCCACCAATAACACAATGGGTTCGCTGGTGACTGGCGCTAACGTGGAGAAGATCCCGGGCCTCAACACGCTCGGCGTCTCACTGTCTCGCATTGACTATGCTCCCGGTGGCCTCAACCCACCCCACACACACCCCCGTGCCACTGAGATGGTCTTCGTCCTCTATGGCACCCTTGACGTTGGTTTCATCACCACTGCCAACAAGCTCTTCTCCAAGACCATCACCACAGGTGATATCTTTGTTTTCCCAAAGGGCCTCGTTCACTTCCAGAAGAACAACGCTGACGTTCCGGCCGCCGTGATCTCCGCATTCAACAGCCAGCTCCCTGGGACTCAATCCATCGCTGCCACACTCTTTGCTTCAAACCCGACCGTGCCTGACAACGTGCTGACCAAGGCCTTCCAGATCGGAACGAAGGAGGTGGAGAAGATCAAGGCCAAGCTTGCTCCCAAGAAATGA
- the LOC120278192 gene encoding NAD(P)H-quinone oxidoreductase subunit S, chloroplastic produces MAMAMAVSMPLQTFRKSLFIVPRKHHVLSFSPRTSFTTSAKFDLFQLMGGRGLCNGENGIQKELKKTIEGETTPSPAPLTSSPTQSPPSGFQVDEGAFDKELLGLTSGFPGGEKGLKRFIQENPPPDSKDGGELGIQLVGSKPEPPQLPLFMPGMIVIVKNPKNPFYMYTGIVQRVTDGMVGVLFEGGNWDKLLTFRLDELERREKGPPMVNPKSAILESLVKTLKE; encoded by the coding sequence ATGGCCATGGCCATGGCGGTCTCCATGCCGCTCCAGACCTTCCGGAAGTCCTTGTTCATCGTCCCACGCAAGCACCACGTATTATCCTTCTCGCCCAGGACTAGCTTCACCACGTCCGCCAAGTTCGATCTCTTCCAGCTCATGGGCGGCCGGGGCCTCTGCAACGGCGAGAATGGCATCCAGAAAGAGCTCAAGAAAACCATCGAAGGAGAGACAACCCCTTCTCCAGCTCCTCTAACTTCATCCCCAACCCAGTCCCCACCCTCTGGCTTCCAGGTGGACGAAGGTGCATTTGATAAGGAGCTGCTAGGCCTCACCAGTGGCTTCCCGGGAGGTGAGAAGGGCCTCAAGCGGTTCATCCAAGAAAATCCTCCCCCAGATAGCAAGGATGGCGGGGAGTTGGGGATTCAGCTTGTGGGATCCAAGCCTGAACCTCCCCAACTGCCGCTATTCATGCCTGGGATGATTGTGATTGTCAAAAACCCCAAGAATCCGTTCTACATGTATACCGGCATTGTTCAGAGGGTCACTGACGGCATGGTCGGGGTTCTCTTTGAAGGTGGAAATTGGGACAAGCTCCTCACTTTTAGGCTGGATGAGCTCGAGCGCAGGGAGAAGGGACCTCCCATGGTGAATCCCAAATCTGCCATTCTGGAATCGCTTGTCAAGACTTTGAAGGAGTGA